A genomic stretch from Acinonyx jubatus isolate Ajub_Pintada_27869175 chromosome E2, VMU_Ajub_asm_v1.0, whole genome shotgun sequence includes:
- the ZNF524 gene encoding zinc finger protein 524, which translates to MDTPSPDPLPSPLPGEEEKPLALPPPVPRGRRGRRPGGATSSNRTLKAALPRKRGRPPKSGQEPPLAQGVTAPVGSGGGSDLLLIDDQGVPYTVSEGSASGLPEGSGPKKAPHFCPVCLRAFPYLSDLERHSISHSELKPHECKDCGKTFKRSSHLRRHCNIHAGLRPFRCPLCPRRFREAGELAHHHRVHSGERPYQCPVCRLRFTEANTLRRHAKRKHPEAMGAPLCSPDPGPEPPWDDEGIPAAAGAEEGVEEPEGKELD; encoded by the coding sequence ATGGACACCCCCAGCCCAGACCCGTTGCCTTCGCCTTTGCCCGGGGAGGAAGAGAAACCTCTGGCCTTACCTCCTCCTGTTCCCCGGGGCCGTCGAGGCCGGCGCCCTGGGGGGGCCACCTCCTCGAATCGGACGCTCAAGGCCGCCCTCCCTCGCAAGCGGGGCCGCCCCCCCAAGTCAGGGCAGGAGCCCCCGCTGGCACAGGGGGTGACAGCCCCTGTGGGCAGCGGCGGTGGCAGCGACCTCCTGTTGATCGATGATCAGGGTGTGCCCTATACGGTCTCTGAGGGGTCAGCGTCTGGTTTGCCTGAGGGCTCCGGCCCCAAGAAGGCCCCGCACTTCTGCCCGGTGTGCCTGCGGGCCTTCCCCTACCTCTCCGACCTGGAACGCCACAGCATCTCGCACTCAGAGCTGAAGCCGCACGAGTGCAAGGATTGCGGCAAGACCTTCAAGCGGTCCAGCCACCTGCGGCGGCACTGCAACATCCATGCCGGCCTGCGGCCCTTCCGCTGCCCACTCTGCCCTCGTCGCTTCCGCGAGGCGGGTGAGCTGGCCCACCACCACCGTGTCCACTCCGGGGAGCGCCCCTACCAGTGCCCTGTCTGCCGGCTGCGCTTCACGGAGGCCAACACGCTCCGGCGCCATGCCAAACGCAAGCACCCCGAGGCCATGGGGGCACCCCTGTGTTCCCCGGACCCAGGGCCCGAACCACCGTGGGACGACGAGGGCATTCCGGCTGCGGCAGGGGCTGAAGAGGGGGTGGAGGAGCCGGAGGGCAAAGAGCTGGATTGA
- the ZNF865 gene encoding zinc finger protein 865 isoform X1, with amino-acid sequence MKHFCCTSLLSPSQGLPSPTPPEMEANAAGGAAGGGGGSGIGGEDGVHFQSYPFDFLEFLNHQRFEPMELYGEHAKAVAALPCAPGPPPQPPPQPPPPQYDYPPQATFKPKAEAPSSSSSSSSSSSSSSSSSSSQAKKPDPPLPPAFGPPPPPLFDAAFPAPQWGIVDLSGHQHLFGNLKRGGPATGPGVTPGLASPTGTPGPLPAPSQTPPGPAAGAAACDPAKDDKGYFRRLKYLMERRFPCGVCQKSFKQSSHLVQHMLVHSGERPYECGVCGRTYNHVSSLIRHRRCHKDVPPAPGGPPQPGAPLPPLGLPAPAAGAPPAAPTPVPSGPPAPPPAAAAAAGAGAAVASSVAEAAGAPAGVGVPPPAAGGGEGPFACPLCWKVFKKPSHLHQHQIIHTGEKPFSCSVCSKSFNRRESLKRHVKTHSADLLRLPCGVCGKAFRDAAYLLKHQAAHAGAGAAGPRPVYPCDLCGKSYSAPQSLLRHKAAHAPPATAPDAPKDAAAAVAQPPPAFPAGPYLLPPDPPATDSEKAAAAAAAVVYGAVPVPLLGAHPLLLGGAGTSAAGGAGASVPGKTFCCGICGRGFGRRETLKRHERIHTGEKPHQCPVCGKRFRESFHLSKHHVVHTRERPYKCELCGKVFGYPQSLTRHRQVHRLQLPCALAGAAGLPATQGAPGACGPGASAASAGAADALSYACSDCGEHFPDLFHVMSHKEAHMAEKPYGCDACGKTFGFIENLMWHKLVHQAAPERLLPPTPGGPQPPDGSSSADAASVLDNGLAGEVGAAVAALAGVSGGDDASGTAVAGGGGGASSGPERFSCATCGQSFKHFLGLVTHKYVHLVRRTLGCGLCGQSFAGAYDLLLHRRSHRQKRGFRCPVCGKRFWEAALLMRHQRCHTEQRPYRCGVCGRGFLRSWYLRQHRVVHTGERAFKCGVCAKRFAQSSSLAEHRRLHAVARPQRCGACGKTFRYRSNLLEHQRLHLGERAYRCEHCGKGFFYLSSVLRHQRAHEPPRPELRCPACLKAFKDPGYFRKHLAAHQGGRPFRCSSCGEGFANTYGLKKHRLAHKAEGLGGPGAGAGALAGKDA; translated from the exons ATGAAACACTTCTGCTGtacctccctcctttccccaagCCAG GGTCTGCCGTCGCCCACCCCGCCCGAGATGGAGGCAAACGCAGCGGGCGGTGCCGccgggggcggtgggggcagCGGCATAGGGGGCGAGGACGGGGTTCACTTCCAGAGCTACCCCTTCGACTTTCTGGAGTTCCTCAACCACCAGCGCTTCGAGCCCATGGAACTGTACGGGGAGCACGCCAAGGCGGTGGCCGCCCTGCCCTGCGCCCCCGGGCCGccgccccagcccccgccccagccccctccgCCCCAGTACGACTACCCGCCTCAGGCGACCTTCAAACCCAAGGCGGAGGCGCcgtcctcgtcctcgtcctcctcGTCGTCGtcctcgtcgtcgtcgtcgtcgtcctcCTCGCAGGCCAAGAAGCCCGACCCGCCCCTGCCGCCCGCCTTCgggccccctccgccccccctaTTTGATGCTGCCTTCCCCGCCCCGCAGTGGGGCATCGTCGACCTGTCTGGACACCAGCACCTTTTTGGGAACCTGAAACGCGGAGGGCCCGCGACCGGGCCGGGGGTGACCCCGGGGCTGGCCTCTCCCACCGGGACCCCGGGGCCGCTTCCCGCCCCCTCACAGACCCCTCCGGGGCCCGCCGCAGGGGCGGCGGCCTGCGACCCGGCCAAGGACGACAAGGGCTACTTCCGGAGGCTCAAGTACCTGATGGAGCGGCGCTTCCCCTGCGGCGTGTGCCAGAAGTCCTTCAAGCAGTCCTCGCACCTGGTGCAGCACATGCTGGTGCACTCAGGCGAGCGGCCCTACGAGTGCGGCGTCTGCGGCCGCACCTACAACCACGTGTCCAGCCTCATCCGCCACCGCCGCTGCCACAAGGACGTGCCGCCCGCTCCCGGGGGCCCGCCGCAGCCCGGGGCGCCCCTCCCGCCGCTGGGCCTGCCGGCGCCCGCGGCCGGCgcaccccccgccgcccccacccccgtgccctccggccctcccgccccgcccccagccgccgccgccgccgccggagccGGAGCCGCCGTGGCCTCCAGCGTGGCGGAGGCGGCCGGAGCCCCCGCTGGGGTGGGCGTGCCCCCTCCCGCGGCGGGGGGCGGCGAGGGCCCGTTTGCCTGCCCGCTGTGCTGGAAGGTCTTCAAGAAGCCCAGCCACCTCCACCAGCACCAGATTATCCACACCGGCGAGAAGCCCTTCTCCTGCTCCGTGTGCAGCAAGAGCTTCAACCGCAGGGAGAGCCTCAAGCGGCACGTGAAGACGCACTCTGCCGACCTCTTGCGCCTGCCATGCGGCGTCTGCGGGAAGGCCTTCCGCGACGCCGCCTACCTGCTCAAGCACCAGGCGGCCCacgcgggcgcgggcgcggcggGACCCCGGCCCGTGTACCCCTGCGACCTGTGTGGCAAGTCGTACTCGGCGCCCCAGAGCCTGCTCCGCCACAAGGCGGCGCACGCCCCGCCCGCCACCGCCCCGGACGCGCCCAAGGACGCGGCGGCCGCGGTCGCGCAGCCCCCGCCAGCCTTCCCTGCAGGCCCCTACCTCCTGCCCCCGGACCCTCCGGCCACGGACAGCGAGAAggccgcggcggccgcggcggccgtGGTGTACGGCGCCGTGCCCGTCCCGCTCTTGGGGGCGCACCCGCTGCTGCTGGGCGGGGCTGGCACCAgcgcggcgggcggcgcgggcgccAGCGTCCCCGGAAAGACCTTCTGCTGCGGCATCTGCGGGCGGGGCTTCGGGCGACGCGAGACTCTGAAGCGCCACGAGCGCAtccacacgggcgagaagcccCACCAGTGTCCCGTGTGCGGGAAGCGCTTCCGGGAGTCCTTCCACCTGAGCAAGCACCACGTGGTGCACACCCGCGAGCGGCCCTACAAGTGCGAGCTGTGCGGCAAGGTCTTCGGCTACCCGCAGAGCCTCACCCGCCACCGCCAGGTGCACCGCCTCCAACTGCCCTGCGCCCTGGCTGGGGCTGCGGGCCTCCCGGCCACGCAGGGTGCGCCCGGGGCCTGTGGGCCAGGCGCCTCGGCCGCCTCTGCCGGGGCCGCCGATGCCCTGAGCTATGCCTGCTCGGACTGCGGCGAACACTTCCCGGATCTCTTCCACGTGATGAGCCACAAGGAGGCCCACATGGCAGAGAAGCCGTACGGCTGCGATGCCTGCGGCAAGACCTTCGGCTTCATCGAGAATCTCATGTGGCACAAGCTGGTCCACCAGGCTGCCCCCGAGCGCCTGCTCCCGCCCACACCCGGGGGTCCCCAACCCCCGGATGGCTCCAGCAGCGCCGACGCGGCCAGCGTGCTGGACAACGGGCTGGCGGGAGAGGTGGGGGCGGCCGTGGCTGCCCTGGCGGGGGTGTCCGGGGGTGACGACGCCAGCGGGACGGCggtggcggggggcggcgggggtgccAGCTCGGGCCCTGAGCGCTTCAGCTGCGCCACGTGTGGCCAGAGCTTCAAACACTTCCTGGGCCTGGTGACTCACAAGTACGTGCACCTGGTGCGGCGGACCCTAGGCTGTGGCCTCTGCGGCCAGAGCTTCGCCGGTGCCTACGACCTGCTCCTGCACCGCCGCAGCCACCGGCAGAAGCGGGGCTTCCGCTGCCCGGTGTGCGGCAAGCGCTTCTGGGAGGCGGCCCTGCTGATGCGCCACCAGCGCTGCCACACGGAGCAGCGGCCCTACCGGTGCGGCGTGTGTGGCCGAGGCTTCCTGCGCTCCTGGTACCTGCGGCAGCACCGCGTGGTGCACACCGGCGAGCGCGCCTTCAAGTGCGGCGTGTGCGCCAAGCGCTTCGCGCAGTCGTCCAGCCTGGCGGAGCACCGGCGGCTGCACGCCGTGGCCCGGCCCCAGCGCTGTGGCGCCTGCGGCAAGACCTTCCGCTACCGCTCCAACCTGCTGGAGCACCAGCGGCTGCACCTGGGGGAGCGCGCCTACCGTTGCGAGCACTGCGGGAAGGGCTTCTTCTACCTGAGCTCGGTGCTGCGCCACCAGCGCGCCCACGAGCCGCCGCGGCCCGAGCTCCGCTGCCCTGCCTGCCTCAAGGCCTTCAAGGACCCCGGCTACTTCCGTAAACACCTGGCGGCGCACCAGGGCGGACGGCCCTTCCGCTGCTCCTCCTGTGGGGAGGGCTTCGCCAACACCTATGGCCTCAAGAAACACCGCCTGGCGCACAAAGCCGAGGGCCTCGGGGGACCTGGGGCAGGGGCGGGCGCCTTGGCCGGAAAAGATGCCTGA
- the ZNF865 gene encoding zinc finger protein 865 isoform X2 → MEANAAGGAAGGGGGSGIGGEDGVHFQSYPFDFLEFLNHQRFEPMELYGEHAKAVAALPCAPGPPPQPPPQPPPPQYDYPPQATFKPKAEAPSSSSSSSSSSSSSSSSSSSQAKKPDPPLPPAFGPPPPPLFDAAFPAPQWGIVDLSGHQHLFGNLKRGGPATGPGVTPGLASPTGTPGPLPAPSQTPPGPAAGAAACDPAKDDKGYFRRLKYLMERRFPCGVCQKSFKQSSHLVQHMLVHSGERPYECGVCGRTYNHVSSLIRHRRCHKDVPPAPGGPPQPGAPLPPLGLPAPAAGAPPAAPTPVPSGPPAPPPAAAAAAGAGAAVASSVAEAAGAPAGVGVPPPAAGGGEGPFACPLCWKVFKKPSHLHQHQIIHTGEKPFSCSVCSKSFNRRESLKRHVKTHSADLLRLPCGVCGKAFRDAAYLLKHQAAHAGAGAAGPRPVYPCDLCGKSYSAPQSLLRHKAAHAPPATAPDAPKDAAAAVAQPPPAFPAGPYLLPPDPPATDSEKAAAAAAAVVYGAVPVPLLGAHPLLLGGAGTSAAGGAGASVPGKTFCCGICGRGFGRRETLKRHERIHTGEKPHQCPVCGKRFRESFHLSKHHVVHTRERPYKCELCGKVFGYPQSLTRHRQVHRLQLPCALAGAAGLPATQGAPGACGPGASAASAGAADALSYACSDCGEHFPDLFHVMSHKEAHMAEKPYGCDACGKTFGFIENLMWHKLVHQAAPERLLPPTPGGPQPPDGSSSADAASVLDNGLAGEVGAAVAALAGVSGGDDASGTAVAGGGGGASSGPERFSCATCGQSFKHFLGLVTHKYVHLVRRTLGCGLCGQSFAGAYDLLLHRRSHRQKRGFRCPVCGKRFWEAALLMRHQRCHTEQRPYRCGVCGRGFLRSWYLRQHRVVHTGERAFKCGVCAKRFAQSSSLAEHRRLHAVARPQRCGACGKTFRYRSNLLEHQRLHLGERAYRCEHCGKGFFYLSSVLRHQRAHEPPRPELRCPACLKAFKDPGYFRKHLAAHQGGRPFRCSSCGEGFANTYGLKKHRLAHKAEGLGGPGAGAGALAGKDA, encoded by the coding sequence ATGGAGGCAAACGCAGCGGGCGGTGCCGccgggggcggtgggggcagCGGCATAGGGGGCGAGGACGGGGTTCACTTCCAGAGCTACCCCTTCGACTTTCTGGAGTTCCTCAACCACCAGCGCTTCGAGCCCATGGAACTGTACGGGGAGCACGCCAAGGCGGTGGCCGCCCTGCCCTGCGCCCCCGGGCCGccgccccagcccccgccccagccccctccgCCCCAGTACGACTACCCGCCTCAGGCGACCTTCAAACCCAAGGCGGAGGCGCcgtcctcgtcctcgtcctcctcGTCGTCGtcctcgtcgtcgtcgtcgtcgtcctcCTCGCAGGCCAAGAAGCCCGACCCGCCCCTGCCGCCCGCCTTCgggccccctccgccccccctaTTTGATGCTGCCTTCCCCGCCCCGCAGTGGGGCATCGTCGACCTGTCTGGACACCAGCACCTTTTTGGGAACCTGAAACGCGGAGGGCCCGCGACCGGGCCGGGGGTGACCCCGGGGCTGGCCTCTCCCACCGGGACCCCGGGGCCGCTTCCCGCCCCCTCACAGACCCCTCCGGGGCCCGCCGCAGGGGCGGCGGCCTGCGACCCGGCCAAGGACGACAAGGGCTACTTCCGGAGGCTCAAGTACCTGATGGAGCGGCGCTTCCCCTGCGGCGTGTGCCAGAAGTCCTTCAAGCAGTCCTCGCACCTGGTGCAGCACATGCTGGTGCACTCAGGCGAGCGGCCCTACGAGTGCGGCGTCTGCGGCCGCACCTACAACCACGTGTCCAGCCTCATCCGCCACCGCCGCTGCCACAAGGACGTGCCGCCCGCTCCCGGGGGCCCGCCGCAGCCCGGGGCGCCCCTCCCGCCGCTGGGCCTGCCGGCGCCCGCGGCCGGCgcaccccccgccgcccccacccccgtgccctccggccctcccgccccgcccccagccgccgccgccgccgccggagccGGAGCCGCCGTGGCCTCCAGCGTGGCGGAGGCGGCCGGAGCCCCCGCTGGGGTGGGCGTGCCCCCTCCCGCGGCGGGGGGCGGCGAGGGCCCGTTTGCCTGCCCGCTGTGCTGGAAGGTCTTCAAGAAGCCCAGCCACCTCCACCAGCACCAGATTATCCACACCGGCGAGAAGCCCTTCTCCTGCTCCGTGTGCAGCAAGAGCTTCAACCGCAGGGAGAGCCTCAAGCGGCACGTGAAGACGCACTCTGCCGACCTCTTGCGCCTGCCATGCGGCGTCTGCGGGAAGGCCTTCCGCGACGCCGCCTACCTGCTCAAGCACCAGGCGGCCCacgcgggcgcgggcgcggcggGACCCCGGCCCGTGTACCCCTGCGACCTGTGTGGCAAGTCGTACTCGGCGCCCCAGAGCCTGCTCCGCCACAAGGCGGCGCACGCCCCGCCCGCCACCGCCCCGGACGCGCCCAAGGACGCGGCGGCCGCGGTCGCGCAGCCCCCGCCAGCCTTCCCTGCAGGCCCCTACCTCCTGCCCCCGGACCCTCCGGCCACGGACAGCGAGAAggccgcggcggccgcggcggccgtGGTGTACGGCGCCGTGCCCGTCCCGCTCTTGGGGGCGCACCCGCTGCTGCTGGGCGGGGCTGGCACCAgcgcggcgggcggcgcgggcgccAGCGTCCCCGGAAAGACCTTCTGCTGCGGCATCTGCGGGCGGGGCTTCGGGCGACGCGAGACTCTGAAGCGCCACGAGCGCAtccacacgggcgagaagcccCACCAGTGTCCCGTGTGCGGGAAGCGCTTCCGGGAGTCCTTCCACCTGAGCAAGCACCACGTGGTGCACACCCGCGAGCGGCCCTACAAGTGCGAGCTGTGCGGCAAGGTCTTCGGCTACCCGCAGAGCCTCACCCGCCACCGCCAGGTGCACCGCCTCCAACTGCCCTGCGCCCTGGCTGGGGCTGCGGGCCTCCCGGCCACGCAGGGTGCGCCCGGGGCCTGTGGGCCAGGCGCCTCGGCCGCCTCTGCCGGGGCCGCCGATGCCCTGAGCTATGCCTGCTCGGACTGCGGCGAACACTTCCCGGATCTCTTCCACGTGATGAGCCACAAGGAGGCCCACATGGCAGAGAAGCCGTACGGCTGCGATGCCTGCGGCAAGACCTTCGGCTTCATCGAGAATCTCATGTGGCACAAGCTGGTCCACCAGGCTGCCCCCGAGCGCCTGCTCCCGCCCACACCCGGGGGTCCCCAACCCCCGGATGGCTCCAGCAGCGCCGACGCGGCCAGCGTGCTGGACAACGGGCTGGCGGGAGAGGTGGGGGCGGCCGTGGCTGCCCTGGCGGGGGTGTCCGGGGGTGACGACGCCAGCGGGACGGCggtggcggggggcggcgggggtgccAGCTCGGGCCCTGAGCGCTTCAGCTGCGCCACGTGTGGCCAGAGCTTCAAACACTTCCTGGGCCTGGTGACTCACAAGTACGTGCACCTGGTGCGGCGGACCCTAGGCTGTGGCCTCTGCGGCCAGAGCTTCGCCGGTGCCTACGACCTGCTCCTGCACCGCCGCAGCCACCGGCAGAAGCGGGGCTTCCGCTGCCCGGTGTGCGGCAAGCGCTTCTGGGAGGCGGCCCTGCTGATGCGCCACCAGCGCTGCCACACGGAGCAGCGGCCCTACCGGTGCGGCGTGTGTGGCCGAGGCTTCCTGCGCTCCTGGTACCTGCGGCAGCACCGCGTGGTGCACACCGGCGAGCGCGCCTTCAAGTGCGGCGTGTGCGCCAAGCGCTTCGCGCAGTCGTCCAGCCTGGCGGAGCACCGGCGGCTGCACGCCGTGGCCCGGCCCCAGCGCTGTGGCGCCTGCGGCAAGACCTTCCGCTACCGCTCCAACCTGCTGGAGCACCAGCGGCTGCACCTGGGGGAGCGCGCCTACCGTTGCGAGCACTGCGGGAAGGGCTTCTTCTACCTGAGCTCGGTGCTGCGCCACCAGCGCGCCCACGAGCCGCCGCGGCCCGAGCTCCGCTGCCCTGCCTGCCTCAAGGCCTTCAAGGACCCCGGCTACTTCCGTAAACACCTGGCGGCGCACCAGGGCGGACGGCCCTTCCGCTGCTCCTCCTGTGGGGAGGGCTTCGCCAACACCTATGGCCTCAAGAAACACCGCCTGGCGCACAAAGCCGAGGGCCTCGGGGGACCTGGGGCAGGGGCGGGCGCCTTGGCCGGAAAAGATGCCTGA
- the ZNF784 gene encoding zinc finger protein 784, protein MAAARPEPPSPSSAAPEPRSPETPDLVLVPDDGRPATPPSDLIEIQVVKVTDTTLVPEPPEPGSLHCALCPAAFRLVSELLFHEHGHLAGAEGGGQGGDPSRCHVCGHSCPGPASLRAHYSLHTGERPYRCALCPRAFKALAPLLRHQHRHGVEPGTSQRPREAAAAREQRPGVPQERSEVVMAAAAAGAAVGKPFACRFCAKPFRRSSDMRDHERVHTGERPYHCGICGKGFTQSSVLSGHARIHTGERPFRCALCDRTFNNSSNFRKHQRTHFHGPGPGVGDSGSQLASGAEEPGSGCGAGDSLEEGQGETAKVKVEVTQ, encoded by the exons ATGGCTGCCGCGCGCCCGGAGCCCCCGAGTCCGAGCTCAGCGGCCCCGGAGCCGCGATCCCCGGAGACGCCGGACCTG gTCCTGGTGCCAGATGATGGCCGGCCCGCCACACCCCCGAGTGACCTCATCGAGATCCAAGTGGTGAAGGTGACGGACACCACGCTGGTACCTGAGCCCCCGGAGCCAGGTTCCCTCCACTGTGCCTTGTGCCCAGCTGCCTTCCGGCTGGTGTCTGAGCTGCTGTTCCACGAACATGGCCACCTGGCGGGGGCTGAGGGCGGCGGGCAGGGTGGGGACCCCAGCCGGTGTCATGTGTGTGGCCACAGCTGTCCGGGCCCCGCCAGCCTCCGCGCGCACTACAGCCTGCACACGGGGGAGCGGCCCTACCGCTGCGCCCTCTGCCCCCGGGCCTTCAAGGCCCTGGCGCCTCTGCTGCGGCACCAGCACCGACACGGGGTGGAGCCGGGGACCTCTCAGAGGccccgggaggcggcggcggctcgGGAACAGAGGCCCGGGGTGCCCCAGGAGAGGTCGGAGGTGGTgatggcggcggcggcagcgggcgCGGCGGTGGGGAAGCCTTTCGCCTGCAGGTTCTGCGCCAAGCCGTTCCGCCGCTCGTCAGACATGCGCGACCACGAGCGGGTGCACACGGGCGAGCGGCCCTACCACTGCGGCATCTGCGGCAAGGGCTTCACCCAGTCCTCGGTGCTCAGCGGCCACGCGCGCATCCACACCGGGGAGCGCCCCTTCCGCTGCGCCCTGTGCGATCGCACTTTCAACAACTCCTCTAACTTCCGCAAACACCAGCGCACCCACTTCCACGGGccagggccaggggtgggggactCTGGCAGCCAGCTGGCCTCCGGGGCCGAGGAGCCAGGGAGTGGCTGTGGGGCAGGAGACAGTCTGGAAGAAGGCCAAGGGGAGACGGCAAAGGTGAAGGTGGAGGTCACCCAGTAG